A window from Pseudooceanicola algae encodes these proteins:
- a CDS encoding SspB family protein, translating to MPRTIDYGNLMHRAMRGLIFDVLTEVAETGLPGAHHFFITFDTTHPEAELADWLKDRYPSEMTVVMQHWFDDLQITDSGFAVTLNFGDAPERMYIPFDAIQTFVDPSVEFGLRFETQGQDDDDEEDEEDDFGEDDPTPPEPPRPLRDRSKKDQDRKPENRPAGEAEVVRLDKFRK from the coding sequence ATGCCCCGCACTATCGACTACGGCAATCTCATGCATCGCGCGATGCGCGGCCTAATTTTCGACGTCCTGACGGAAGTCGCCGAGACAGGCCTGCCCGGCGCGCACCATTTCTTCATCACCTTCGACACCACCCATCCGGAGGCGGAACTGGCCGATTGGCTGAAGGACCGTTACCCCAGCGAAATGACTGTGGTGATGCAGCATTGGTTCGACGATCTGCAGATCACGGACAGCGGTTTTGCCGTAACACTGAATTTTGGCGATGCACCGGAGCGGATGTACATTCCCTTCGACGCGATCCAGACCTTCGTCGACCCATCCGTCGAGTTTGGCCTGCGGTTTGAAACCCAGGGCCAGGATGATGACGACGAAGAAGATGAGGAAGACGATTTCGGAGAAGACGATCCGACGCCGCCCGAGCCTCCGCGTCCGCTGCGCGATCGCAGCAAGAAGGATCAGGACCGCAAGCCCGAAAACCGTCCCGCCGGTGAGGCCGAGGTTGTGCGCCTGGACAAGTTTCGCAAGTGA
- a CDS encoding cupin domain-containing protein: MTAEEIVALLGLLPHPEGGAFGETWRAQEDTKDGKSAGTAIYFLLKQGEVSHWHKVVSTEIWHHYAGAPIKLRLSETETGPASTHLLGTDLAAGQRPQVIVPSNYWQTAAPLGGWALVGCTVSPGFDFADFTLAEPDFDIPS; encoded by the coding sequence ATGACCGCAGAAGAGATCGTCGCCCTGCTCGGCCTCTTGCCCCATCCCGAAGGCGGCGCCTTTGGTGAAACCTGGCGCGCGCAAGAGGATACCAAGGATGGCAAGTCCGCAGGCACGGCGATCTATTTCCTGCTGAAACAAGGCGAGGTCAGCCATTGGCACAAGGTGGTCTCGACCGAGATCTGGCACCATTACGCCGGCGCCCCGATCAAGCTGCGCCTGTCGGAAACCGAAACCGGACCCGCCAGTACGCATCTGCTGGGCACCGACCTTGCCGCCGGTCAGCGCCCCCAGGTGATCGTGCCATCCAACTACTGGCAGACAGCCGCGCCGCTGGGGGGCTGGGCGCTGGTTGGGTGCACCGTATCCCCGGGCTTCGACTTTGCCGATTTCACCCTGGCGGAGCCGGATTTCGACATCCCGTCCTAA
- a CDS encoding class I SAM-dependent methyltransferase, whose translation MASDFAVFIGQMMRNPMEVSAIAPSSAAVARKMTEGVEKIKGPILEIGPGTGSFTRVMLERGVPPEQLILMELNPRFCEALSQKFPGVRVLNRPAQEIGEIGVSDLGCVISGVPVLARPQIQREVVGRAFEVMAPRGVFVQITYSPNAPIPPEVQAEMGLVATKRGTVWANLPPARVFEFRRHVQ comes from the coding sequence GTGGCCAGCGATTTTGCGGTATTCATCGGACAGATGATGCGAAACCCGATGGAGGTTTCCGCCATCGCCCCCTCATCCGCCGCCGTGGCGCGCAAGATGACGGAGGGCGTGGAAAAGATCAAAGGGCCGATCCTCGAGATCGGGCCGGGCACGGGCAGCTTCACCCGTGTGATGCTGGAACGGGGCGTGCCGCCCGAACAATTGATCCTGATGGAGCTGAACCCGCGCTTCTGCGAGGCCCTGAGCCAGAAGTTCCCCGGTGTGCGCGTGCTGAACCGGCCGGCGCAGGAAATCGGAGAGATAGGGGTTTCGGATCTGGGTTGCGTGATCTCTGGTGTGCCGGTTCTGGCGCGGCCACAGATCCAGCGAGAGGTCGTCGGGCGTGCCTTCGAGGTCATGGCGCCCCGTGGGGTTTTCGTGCAGATCACCTATAGCCCCAATGCGCCAATCCCGCCCGAGGTGCAGGCGGAAATGGGTCTGGTCGCGACCAAGCGCGGCACGGTCTGGGCCAACCTGCCCCCCGCGCGGGTCTTCGAATTCCGCCGTCACGTCCAGTAG
- the eno gene encoding phosphopyruvate hydratase: MSTIIDIFAREILDSRGNPTVEVDVTLEDGTMGRAAVPSGASTGVHEAVEKRDGDKDRYMGKGVLQAVEAVNGEIADTIVGFEAIDQVGIDLAMIELDGTDNKGRLGANAILGVSLAVAKAAADFTGQPLFRYVGGTSARVLPVPMMNIINGGEHADNPIDIQEFMIMPVSATNIRDAVRMGSEVFHTLKKELSAAGMSTGLGDEGGFAPELGSTTDALDFILKSIEKAGYKPGEDIFLALDCAATEYFVDGKYEMKGEGKSLTSAENADYLKALCDAYPIISIEDGMAEDDWEGWKLLTDAIGDKVQLVGDDLFVTNPARLAMGIEQGVANSMLVKVNQIGTLTETLKAVEMAHRARYTNVMSHRSGETEDATIADLAVATNCGQIKTGSLARSDRLAKYNQLIRIEELLGETAEYAGTSILKK, encoded by the coding sequence ATGAGCACGATTATCGATATTTTCGCCCGCGAAATCCTCGACAGCCGGGGCAACCCCACCGTCGAGGTCGACGTGACCCTGGAAGACGGCACCATGGGCCGCGCGGCCGTGCCCTCGGGCGCCTCCACCGGCGTCCACGAGGCCGTCGAAAAGCGCGATGGCGACAAGGATCGCTACATGGGCAAGGGCGTCCTGCAGGCGGTCGAGGCCGTGAACGGCGAGATCGCCGATACCATCGTCGGTTTCGAAGCTATCGACCAGGTCGGTATCGACCTTGCCATGATCGAACTGGACGGCACCGACAACAAGGGACGCCTAGGCGCCAATGCCATCCTCGGCGTGTCGCTTGCCGTCGCCAAGGCTGCTGCCGATTTCACCGGCCAGCCGCTGTTCCGCTATGTCGGCGGCACTTCGGCGCGGGTCCTGCCGGTGCCGATGATGAACATCATCAACGGCGGCGAACATGCCGACAACCCGATCGACATCCAGGAATTCATGATCATGCCCGTTTCGGCCACGAACATTCGTGACGCGGTGCGCATGGGATCCGAAGTCTTCCACACCCTGAAAAAAGAGCTTTCGGCCGCCGGCATGTCCACCGGCCTTGGTGATGAAGGCGGCTTTGCCCCCGAGCTCGGCTCGACCACCGACGCGCTGGATTTCATCCTGAAATCCATCGAAAAGGCCGGTTACAAGCCCGGCGAGGATATCTTCCTGGCGCTCGATTGCGCGGCGACCGAATATTTCGTCGATGGCAAATACGAGATGAAGGGCGAAGGCAAATCCCTGACTTCTGCGGAAAACGCCGACTACCTCAAGGCACTCTGCGATGCCTATCCGATCATCTCGATCGAAGACGGCATGGCCGAGGATGACTGGGAGGGCTGGAAGCTGCTGACCGACGCCATCGGCGACAAGGTCCAGCTGGTCGGCGACGATCTGTTCGTCACCAATCCTGCCCGCCTTGCCATGGGCATCGAACAGGGCGTGGCCAACTCCATGCTGGTCAAGGTCAACCAGATCGGCACCCTGACCGAGACGCTGAAGGCCGTCGAGATGGCGCATCGTGCGCGCTATACCAACGTCATGTCGCACCGCTCGGGTGAAACCGAGGACGCCACGATCGCCGACCTCGCCGTGGCAACCAATTGCGGCCAGATCAAGACCGGCTCGCTGGCGCGCTCCGACCGGCTGGCGAAGTACAACCAGTTGATCCGCATCGAAGAACTGCTGGGCGAAACCGCAGAATACGCCGGGACCTCGATCCTGAAAAAATAG
- the zwf gene encoding glucose-6-phosphate dehydrogenase yields the protein MVSRVIPVDTFDLVIFGGTGDLARRKILPALYRRFCSGQMEGDSRIIGAARSDHTAEEFQQLIAEGIKEFDPKAYDAEKVAEFTSHLDYVHVDALGETGWKALAEKVSGDRVRAFYFSVAPSLFGALAERLHTHGMADSNTRIVVEKPFGHDLASARALNQDLAAHFDESQVYRIDHYLGKETVQNLMAVRFGNMLFEPLWNAQYVDHIQITVAETVGVGGRGEYYDKSGAMRDMVQNHLMQLLCLIAMEPPARFEPDAVRDEKLKVIRALEAVPADDIVRGQYSAAGKQPNYLDDVGDPTSRTESFIAMKVKISNWRWAGTPLYLRTGKKLKARTSEIAVVFKQTPHSIFGPESGSHRNILTIRLQPNEGMDLGVTIKEPGPGGMRLVDVPLDMTFAEALGPDAEDVPDAYERLIMDVIRGNQTLFMRGDEVEAAWAWADPIIDGWEQRGDRPMPYDPGSTGPEESMMLMHKDGRRWREIKT from the coding sequence ATGGTTTCTCGAGTGATTCCCGTCGACACGTTCGACCTGGTCATCTTTGGCGGTACGGGGGACCTTGCCCGGCGCAAGATCCTGCCGGCGCTATACCGCCGTTTCTGCTCGGGTCAGATGGAAGGCGACAGCCGGATCATCGGCGCGGCGCGGTCCGACCATACGGCGGAAGAATTCCAACAGCTTATCGCCGAGGGGATCAAGGAATTCGATCCCAAGGCCTATGATGCGGAAAAGGTGGCGGAATTCACCAGCCATCTCGATTACGTGCATGTCGATGCCCTGGGTGAAACCGGGTGGAAAGCATTGGCCGAGAAGGTCTCGGGTGATCGGGTGCGGGCCTTCTATTTCTCTGTCGCACCCAGCCTCTTTGGCGCCTTGGCGGAACGGCTGCATACCCACGGGATGGCCGACAGCAATACGCGCATCGTGGTGGAAAAGCCCTTTGGCCATGACCTTGCCTCGGCACGGGCGCTGAACCAGGATCTGGCAGCGCATTTTGACGAAAGCCAAGTATATAGGATCGATCATTACCTCGGTAAGGAGACGGTTCAGAACCTGATGGCCGTCCGCTTTGGCAACATGCTGTTCGAGCCGCTCTGGAATGCGCAATACGTCGATCATATCCAGATCACCGTTGCCGAAACCGTCGGTGTCGGCGGGCGGGGCGAATATTACGACAAGTCCGGCGCGATGCGGGACATGGTGCAGAACCACCTGATGCAATTGCTGTGCCTGATTGCGATGGAGCCGCCAGCGCGGTTTGAACCCGATGCAGTGCGCGACGAAAAACTGAAGGTCATCCGTGCCTTGGAGGCCGTTCCTGCGGATGACATCGTGCGTGGGCAGTATTCTGCGGCCGGGAAGCAGCCGAATTACCTTGATGATGTCGGGGATCCGACCAGCCGCACCGAAAGCTTCATCGCCATGAAGGTGAAGATCTCGAACTGGAGATGGGCGGGTACCCCGCTTTACCTGCGCACGGGCAAGAAGCTGAAGGCGCGGACTTCGGAAATCGCAGTGGTCTTCAAGCAGACGCCGCATTCGATTTTCGGCCCCGAAAGCGGATCGCACCGCAATATCCTGACAATCCGGCTGCAGCCCAACGAAGGCATGGACCTTGGTGTCACGATCAAGGAACCCGGTCCCGGCGGTATGCGGCTGGTCGATGTGCCGCTCGACATGACCTTTGCCGAAGCGCTCGGCCCGGATGCCGAGGACGTGCCGGATGCCTATGAACGGCTGATCATGGACGTGATCCGGGGCAACCAGACCCTGTTCATGCGCGGGGACGAGGTCGAGGCGGCCTGGGCCTGGGCCGACCCGATCATCGACGGCTGGGAACAGCGCGGCGACCGGCCGATGCCCTACGATCCGGGTTCTACCGGGCCCGAGGAATCGATGATGCTGATGCACAAGGATGGCCGCCGCTGGCGGGAGATAAAGACATGA
- a CDS encoding anhydro-N-acetylmuramic acid kinase, producing the protein MSEAAETGRIMALGVMSGTSLDGVDAALVDTDGQQIFGFGRSAYLGYSEAEQAALSAALGLWPGEDARITAAHDVVLGAHATLMGEFPEAGVMGFHGQTLAHEPRGRGTFQLGDGAELARRLARPVVWDFRSADVAAGGEGAPLAPFFHHACARWCGADAPVAFLNMGGVGNLTWVDPGFEDPAADGALLAFDTGPANAPINDLLLARRGAGFDQDGALAASGVADEGVIAQIISHSYFSRVPPKSLDRNDFGDLSSACSHLSDADAAATLTGLAAEGVARGLRHLPARPERLLVTGGGRRNAALMKALDGRCGLPVAAVEAVGLDGDMLEAQAFAYLAVRVLKGLPISAPGTTGVPKPQTGGRISQPADLQSA; encoded by the coding sequence ATGTCTGAGGCCGCTGAAACGGGGCGAATCATGGCGCTCGGGGTGATGTCGGGCACCTCTCTGGATGGGGTGGATGCCGCATTGGTCGATACCGACGGGCAGCAGATCTTCGGGTTCGGACGCAGCGCCTACCTTGGTTACTCCGAGGCAGAGCAGGCGGCGCTGTCCGCAGCCCTCGGTCTGTGGCCGGGCGAAGACGCGCGCATCACGGCGGCGCATGATGTGGTGCTTGGCGCCCACGCCACCTTGATGGGGGAGTTTCCCGAAGCCGGCGTGATGGGCTTTCACGGCCAGACACTGGCCCATGAACCGCGAGGGCGCGGGACCTTTCAACTGGGTGACGGCGCGGAGCTGGCCCGGCGTCTTGCGCGGCCCGTGGTCTGGGATTTCCGCAGCGCCGATGTGGCGGCAGGTGGCGAAGGCGCCCCATTGGCGCCGTTCTTTCACCATGCCTGCGCGCGGTGGTGCGGTGCGGATGCACCGGTGGCCTTTCTGAACATGGGCGGCGTCGGCAACCTGACCTGGGTCGACCCCGGCTTTGAGGATCCCGCCGCCGATGGCGCCTTGCTGGCCTTTGACACCGGCCCGGCCAATGCGCCGATCAACGACCTGCTGCTGGCGCGACGCGGGGCGGGCTTTGATCAGGACGGCGCGCTTGCGGCCTCCGGGGTTGCGGATGAAGGTGTCATTGCCCAGATCATCAGCCATTCCTATTTCTCAAGAGTGCCGCCCAAGTCACTGGATCGAAATGATTTCGGCGACCTCAGCTCGGCCTGTTCACACCTGTCGGATGCCGATGCCGCCGCCACGCTGACCGGGCTGGCCGCCGAAGGAGTGGCCCGTGGATTGCGCCATTTGCCCGCTCGGCCCGAACGTCTTCTGGTCACGGGCGGCGGGCGGCGCAACGCGGCCCTGATGAAGGCGCTCGACGGGCGTTGCGGCCTGCCTGTCGCTGCGGTCGAGGCCGTCGGGCTGGACGGCGACATGCTGGAAGCCCAGGCCTTTGCCTATCTTGCGGTGCGGGTCCTGAAAGGGTTGCCGATCTCGGCGCCCGGTACGACCGGCGTCCCCAAACCGCAAACCGGCGGGCGGATCAGCCAGCCTGCCGACCTGCAAAGTGCCTGA
- the pgi gene encoding glucose-6-phosphate isomerase, with protein sequence MWDKLKTLAETQGAGQILDLFAADPSRFEGFSARADGLLFDYSKTSIDAEVLQALLDLTEAADLPARREAMFSGEKINETEGRAVLHTALRNLDADPVLVDGQDVMPEVLSTLSRMEAFATSLRDGSFTGQGGAITDVVNIGIGGSDLGPVMATLALAPYCDGPRVHYVSNVDGAHIHDTLQGLNPETTLVIVASKTFTTIETMTNAATARDWMAEKVIDPSAQFAALSTSASLTGEWGIPAERVFGFEDWVGGRYSMWGPIGLPVMIAVGPENFRDFLSGAQAMDKHFRTAPAAENLPVLLALVGIWHNQGLGHGTRAVLPYEQRLLRLPAYLQQLEMESNGKRVAMDGSDLTQPSGPVVWGEPGTNGQHAFYQLIHQGTRVVPCEFMMGINGFEGDLKHQHDLLLANCLAQSEALMMGRSLEEARGLMQKAGLEGAELERQARHRVFPGNRPSTTLLYPKLTPFVFGQIVALYEHRVFVEGVVLGINSFDQWGVELGKELARTLSPILAGTEPATGKDGSTRGLIAAIRGAQ encoded by the coding sequence ATGTGGGACAAGCTGAAAACGCTCGCCGAAACGCAGGGCGCTGGCCAGATCCTCGACCTGTTTGCCGCAGATCCTTCACGGTTCGAAGGCTTTTCTGCTCGCGCCGATGGGCTGCTGTTCGATTATTCCAAGACCTCGATTGATGCCGAAGTCCTTCAGGCGCTTCTGGATCTTACCGAAGCCGCAGATCTGCCGGCACGACGCGAAGCGATGTTCAGCGGCGAAAAGATCAACGAAACGGAAGGCCGCGCCGTCCTGCACACCGCGCTGCGTAATCTTGATGCCGACCCGGTGTTGGTCGACGGTCAGGATGTGATGCCGGAAGTCCTGTCGACCCTTTCCCGAATGGAGGCCTTTGCGACCTCGCTGCGCGACGGCAGCTTTACCGGCCAGGGCGGTGCGATCACCGACGTCGTAAACATCGGTATCGGCGGGTCGGACCTGGGACCCGTCATGGCGACGCTTGCCCTGGCACCTTATTGCGACGGGCCGCGGGTACACTACGTGTCGAACGTCGATGGCGCACATATCCACGACACTTTGCAGGGTCTGAACCCGGAAACCACGCTGGTAATCGTTGCCTCCAAAACCTTCACGACAATCGAGACGATGACCAATGCTGCAACGGCGCGCGACTGGATGGCGGAAAAGGTTATTGATCCTTCCGCGCAGTTTGCCGCCCTCAGCACCAGTGCCTCGCTGACCGGCGAATGGGGTATTCCGGCCGAGCGCGTCTTTGGTTTCGAAGATTGGGTCGGGGGGCGGTATTCAATGTGGGGGCCGATCGGTCTGCCGGTGATGATTGCCGTGGGCCCCGAGAATTTCCGCGATTTCCTGTCCGGTGCGCAAGCCATGGACAAGCATTTCCGCACGGCGCCAGCGGCTGAAAACCTGCCCGTGCTGCTGGCGCTGGTGGGGATCTGGCACAATCAGGGGCTTGGCCATGGAACGCGCGCCGTGCTGCCTTACGAACAGCGCCTGCTGCGCCTGCCGGCCTATCTTCAGCAGTTGGAGATGGAGAGCAACGGCAAGCGTGTCGCGATGGATGGCAGCGATCTGACCCAGCCCTCCGGTCCCGTGGTCTGGGGTGAGCCGGGCACCAATGGGCAACATGCCTTCTACCAGCTGATCCACCAGGGCACGCGGGTTGTTCCTTGTGAATTCATGATGGGGATCAATGGCTTCGAAGGTGATCTTAAACATCAGCATGACCTTCTTCTGGCCAATTGCCTGGCCCAGTCAGAGGCGCTGATGATGGGCCGGTCCCTCGAAGAAGCGCGCGGGCTGATGCAGAAGGCCGGCCTTGAAGGCGCGGAACTGGAACGCCAGGCACGCCACCGGGTCTTCCCCGGCAACCGGCCCTCGACGACGCTGCTTTACCCAAAATTGACGCCCTTTGTCTTCGGCCAGATCGTGGCGCTGTACGAACACCGGGTCTTTGTCGAAGGGGTGGTGCTGGGCATCAATTCCTTCGATCAATGGGGCGTAGAACTGGGCAAGGAGCTGGCGCGGACGCTGTCGCCGATTCTTGCGGGGACCGAACCCGCGACGGGCAAGGATGGTTCGACCCGGGGCCTGATTGCCGCGATCCGGGGCGCGCAGTAG
- a CDS encoding THUMP domain-containing class I SAM-dependent RNA methyltransferase, which produces MSETFEIFCAVAPGLEDALSREMVEAGFSDPIVTPGGVSFEGNWQDVQRANLVLRGAARVLARIGGFPAFHLAQLDKRARKFPWGDFLRRDMPVRVDVVTNRKSKIYHGRAAQQRIETALKESLGVDIGGEEALVLKARIDDNLVTFSLDTSGEPLHRRGHKVAVGKAPMRETLAALFLRECGYCGDEPVLDPMCGSGTFLLEAAEMAVGLAPGRERSFAFEKLAGFNAAQWAEMKGSLPVGLLPPADSVRFHGSDRDSGAVGMAGKNAERAGLAEIIDLHCAPISALERPAGPPGLVITNPPYGARIGNKNLLYALYGSFGKVMAERFSGWRVGIVTSEPGLAKATGLPLLPPGAPVSFGSLKVQLWRTEPLP; this is translated from the coding sequence ATGAGCGAGACATTCGAGATTTTCTGTGCCGTAGCCCCCGGGCTGGAAGACGCCCTAAGCCGTGAAATGGTGGAGGCGGGGTTTTCTGATCCGATCGTCACCCCGGGAGGCGTGAGTTTTGAGGGCAACTGGCAGGATGTGCAGCGCGCCAATCTGGTCCTGCGCGGCGCGGCGCGGGTTCTGGCGCGGATTGGCGGATTTCCGGCGTTTCACCTCGCACAGCTCGACAAGCGGGCGCGGAAGTTTCCCTGGGGTGACTTCCTTCGGCGAGATATGCCGGTGCGGGTAGACGTGGTGACGAACCGGAAGTCTAAGATTTATCACGGTCGGGCCGCGCAGCAGCGGATCGAGACCGCGTTGAAGGAGAGCCTCGGCGTCGATATCGGTGGCGAAGAGGCCCTGGTTCTGAAGGCGCGGATCGATGACAACCTGGTGACCTTCAGCCTTGATACATCGGGCGAGCCATTGCACCGGCGCGGGCACAAGGTGGCCGTGGGCAAAGCGCCGATGCGCGAGACTTTGGCGGCGCTGTTCCTGCGCGAATGCGGCTATTGCGGGGATGAGCCTGTCTTGGATCCGATGTGCGGATCCGGAACGTTTCTGTTGGAGGCGGCCGAGATGGCGGTCGGACTGGCGCCGGGACGGGAGCGGAGTTTTGCCTTTGAAAAGCTCGCCGGATTCAACGCCGCGCAATGGGCCGAAATGAAGGGAAGCCTTCCCGTCGGCCTCCTGCCTCCCGCGGATTCCGTGCGATTTCATGGCTCCGACCGAGACAGCGGAGCCGTGGGCATGGCCGGCAAGAATGCCGAACGCGCCGGTCTGGCCGAGATCATCGACCTGCATTGCGCGCCGATTTCCGCGCTGGAACGCCCCGCGGGTCCGCCGGGATTGGTAATCACCAATCCGCCCTATGGCGCGCGGATCGGGAACAAGAACCTGCTTTATGCGCTGTACGGAAGTTTCGGCAAGGTTATGGCTGAGCGGTTCAGCGGCTGGCGTGTCGGCATCGTGACCTCGGAACCGGGGCTTGCCAAGGCGACCGGCCTGCCCCTGCTGCCCCCCGGCGCGCCGGTGTCCTTCGGCAGTCTCAAGGTCCAGCTTTGGCGCACGGAGCCCCTGCCCTGA
- the pgl gene encoding 6-phosphogluconolactonase: MNFKEYPDRDMLALDLADTLAGELGAALRHEDRVTFSVPGGTTPGPIFDALSGVRLDWERVDVVLNDERWVPETSPRSNTGLLRQRLLSGHAAAATLLPLYADAPEPEGALEALSQALAPHMPINVLVLGMGGDMHTASLFPGADRLEEALASDAPILLPMRAEDAGEPRITITAPYLRGALSTHVVIMGAEKRAALERARTLTPVEAPIAAVLAEATVHWAP; encoded by the coding sequence ATGAATTTCAAGGAATACCCTGATCGCGATATGCTTGCGCTGGACCTGGCGGACACGTTGGCCGGGGAGCTTGGCGCGGCGCTGCGGCACGAGGACAGGGTGACCTTTTCCGTGCCCGGGGGGACCACGCCCGGACCGATCTTTGACGCCTTGTCCGGGGTCCGCCTGGACTGGGAGCGGGTCGATGTAGTGCTGAACGATGAACGCTGGGTGCCGGAAACCTCGCCCCGGTCCAACACCGGCTTGCTGCGTCAGCGGCTTTTGTCGGGCCATGCGGCCGCCGCAACCCTGTTGCCGCTATATGCCGATGCACCGGAACCTGAAGGCGCGCTTGAGGCGCTGTCGCAGGCGTTGGCGCCGCATATGCCGATCAACGTGCTGGTGCTCGGCATGGGCGGCGACATGCACACCGCCTCCCTGTTCCCCGGCGCAGATCGCTTGGAAGAGGCCCTTGCTTCGGACGCGCCGATCTTGCTGCCGATGCGCGCTGAAGATGCCGGCGAGCCGCGGATCACCATCACCGCGCCTTATTTGCGCGGTGCTCTGTCGACCCATGTGGTGATCATGGGGGCCGAAAAGCGCGCAGCACTGGAGCGCGCCCGGACCCTTACCCCGGTCGAGGCGCCCATTGCGGCCGTCCTTGCAGAGGCGACCGTGCATTGGGCACCCTGA
- the tyrS gene encoding tyrosine--tRNA ligase, with product MTYIPKSDFLSVIMERGFVADCTDFQALDDALLKGGVPGYIGYDATAASLHVGHLMNIMLLRWFQKTGQRPITLMGGGTTKVGDPSFRSDERPLLGPEQIDANIAGMQKVFARYLDYNEDSGALMRNNAEWLDELNYLEFLRDIGRHFSVNRMLSFESVKSRLDREQSLSFLEFNYMILQAYDFLELNRRYGCLLQLGGSDQWGNIVNGIDLTRRVLDHEIYGLTTPLLTTSDGRKMGKSQGGAIWLNPDMLSPYEFWQFWRNTTDADVGRFMKLYTELPVEECDRLGALGGSEINAAKIILANEVTTLLHGAEAAAAAEATAREVFEKGGTGDDLPTLELSPEEVGGGISVVQLFLRSGLVGSGKEAKRLFADNGARLDDAPLTDAGLMLDQAALASPVKLSAGKKRHALVKLAR from the coding sequence ATGACCTATATCCCCAAGTCGGACTTCTTGTCCGTCATCATGGAACGCGGCTTTGTCGCCGACTGCACCGACTTTCAGGCGCTGGACGATGCGCTGCTGAAGGGCGGCGTTCCGGGGTATATCGGCTATGACGCCACGGCGGCGTCGCTGCATGTCGGGCACCTGATGAACATCATGCTGCTGCGCTGGTTCCAGAAGACCGGCCAGCGCCCGATTACCCTGATGGGCGGCGGCACGACCAAGGTGGGTGACCCCAGCTTCCGGTCCGACGAACGCCCCCTGCTGGGCCCGGAACAGATCGATGCCAATATCGCCGGGATGCAGAAGGTCTTTGCCCGCTACCTCGATTACAACGAGGACAGCGGCGCCCTTATGCGCAACAATGCCGAATGGCTGGATGAGTTGAACTATCTCGAGTTTCTGCGCGACATCGGGCGGCATTTCTCGGTCAACCGGATGCTGAGCTTTGAATCGGTGAAATCCCGCCTGGATCGCGAACAATCGCTGTCCTTCCTCGAATTCAACTACATGATCCTGCAAGCCTATGACTTCCTTGAATTGAACCGCCGCTATGGCTGCCTGTTGCAACTAGGTGGATCGGATCAATGGGGCAATATCGTCAATGGGATCGACCTGACCCGGCGTGTGCTGGATCACGAGATCTACGGGTTGACGACGCCGCTGCTGACGACCTCGGACGGGCGCAAGATGGGCAAGAGCCAGGGCGGCGCGATCTGGCTGAACCCGGACATGCTGTCGCCTTATGAATTCTGGCAGTTCTGGCGCAACACCACCGACGCCGATGTCGGCCGGTTCATGAAGCTGTATACCGAGCTTCCGGTCGAGGAATGCGATCGCCTTGGCGCCCTTGGCGGGTCCGAGATCAATGCCGCCAAGATCATTCTTGCCAACGAGGTGACCACCCTGCTGCACGGCGCCGAAGCCGCAGCGGCCGCCGAAGCCACTGCCCGCGAAGTCTTTGAAAAGGGCGGCACCGGGGACGATCTGCCAACGCTTGAGTTGAGCCCGGAAGAGGTCGGCGGGGGGATTTCCGTCGTGCAGTTGTTCCTGCGCTCGGGTCTGGTGGGATCTGGCAAAGAGGCCAAGCGCCTGTTCGCGGACAATGGGGCGCGGCTTGACGACGCCCCACTGACCGATGCCGGGCTGATGCTGGATCAGGCTGCGCTGGCCTCTCCGGTCAAGCTGTCGGCGGGCAAGAAACGCCACGCCCTAGTGAAGCTGGCGCGCTGA